In the genome of Flavobacterium panacagri, one region contains:
- a CDS encoding molybdenum cofactor guanylyltransferase, protein MKTLTVFILCGGKSSRMQSEKGLVLFQEKPFIEHIIQAILPITNHIKLITASEEYNYLPYEKIPDLIVEKGPMGGVYTALSHSETEFNLILSCDIPLISTELLEELISKHTNEAGITVFASESKTHPLIGIYSKEIVPIIKEAIDSNELRMMDLLAKVPHQIINIEESENFHLTNINSADELDDLNINSI, encoded by the coding sequence ATGAAAACACTAACAGTATTTATTCTTTGCGGAGGAAAAAGCTCGAGAATGCAGTCAGAAAAAGGATTGGTTTTGTTTCAGGAAAAACCATTCATTGAGCATATCATTCAGGCGATTTTGCCTATTACAAACCATATAAAACTAATTACGGCTTCAGAAGAATACAATTATCTGCCGTATGAAAAAATACCAGATTTAATTGTAGAAAAAGGCCCGATGGGTGGAGTTTATACAGCATTATCACATTCAGAAACCGAGTTTAATCTGATTTTAAGCTGTGATATTCCTTTAATTTCAACTGAACTTCTGGAGGAATTAATTTCAAAACATACCAACGAAGCTGGAATCACAGTTTTCGCTTCTGAGAGTAAAACACATCCATTAATTGGAATTTACTCAAAAGAAATTGTTCCGATTATTAAAGAAGCAATCGATTCGAATGAATTGAGAATGATGGATCTGCTGGCAAAAGTACCGCATCAGATTATCAATATAGAAGAAAGCGAAAACTTTCATTTGACCAATATTAATTCGGCAGACGAATTAGATGATTTAAATATCAATTCAATTTAA
- a CDS encoding sulfite exporter TauE/SafE family protein has product MSLLNSENILLFSFALIVIAFLYSSVGHGGASGYLALMSIFAFPISIMKPSALLLNLFVSSISFLFYYRNNYFKPKLFYPFAIASIPAAFIGGFITLDNTVYKIILGIVLVFAALRLFGVFNFKEKEEVKINLPFALAIGFAIGLLSGMLGIGGGIILSPILLFLGWASVKESAAVSSLFIFVNSFAGMLGFFLGGKTIPMESFYLVPIAIVGGMLGGFYGSGKFSNRTLKMVLGIVILMASVKLIFP; this is encoded by the coding sequence TAAATTCCGAAAACATACTATTATTCAGTTTTGCCTTAATTGTAATTGCATTTTTATATTCCAGTGTCGGGCACGGCGGTGCTTCGGGTTATTTGGCTTTGATGAGCATTTTTGCTTTTCCAATTTCGATTATGAAACCTTCAGCGTTGCTGTTGAATTTATTTGTTTCCAGTATTTCGTTTTTGTTTTATTACCGAAATAATTATTTCAAGCCTAAACTGTTTTATCCCTTTGCAATAGCCTCAATTCCTGCAGCGTTTATTGGCGGATTTATCACTTTGGATAATACGGTTTATAAAATAATTCTCGGAATTGTTTTAGTTTTTGCGGCCCTGAGATTATTTGGAGTTTTTAATTTTAAAGAAAAAGAAGAAGTAAAAATAAACCTTCCGTTTGCATTAGCGATTGGTTTTGCCATCGGATTATTATCTGGAATGCTTGGAATTGGAGGAGGAATTATCTTAAGTCCGATTTTATTGTTCTTAGGATGGGCATCTGTAAAAGAATCGGCTGCGGTTTCGAGTTTATTCATTTTTGTGAATTCTTTTGCAGGAATGTTAGGTTTCTTTTTAGGAGGAAAAACAATCCCTATGGAAAGTTTTTATCTGGTTCCAATTGCAATAGTAGGAGGAATGTTAGGCGGATTTTACGGAAGCGGAAAATTTTCAAACAGAACTTTAAAAATGGTTCTAGGAATCGTAATTTTAATGGCAAGCGTGAAATTGATTTTTCCTTGA